From the Arctopsyche grandis isolate Sample6627 chromosome 11, ASM5162203v2, whole genome shotgun sequence genome, one window contains:
- the LOC143919170 gene encoding uncharacterized protein LOC143919170 isoform X1, with amino-acid sequence MGGLWEAAVKSMKIHLNKVLKATTLNFESFCTVLTQIEACMNSRPLSPLSSDPLDLLPLTPGHFLIGRSLLALPMEVKYNTNVHANLLQIQLTTAAFWKRWSAEYLHSLQLRHKWKKDSSNNLSVGQMVLLKEEHMLPTRWVLGRVTKLYPGPDGRVRVVDVFTASGEFRRSSHLVAPLPILPQGPLDRKEDQQDGGETAASIPSTSVA; translated from the coding sequence atgggagggctgtgggaagcagcggttaaatccatgaaaattcatttaaacaaggtgttaaaggccaccaccttaaatttcgaatcattttgtacggtattgactcaaatagaagcttgcatgaattcccgtcctcttagtcccttgtcatcggatccactagaccttttacccctcacacctggacatttcttaattggcagatccttactcgctcttccaatggaggttaaatataacactaatgtccatgccaatctgcttcagatacaattgaccacagcagcattttggaaacgttggtcggcggaatatttacattctttgcagttacgacacaaatggaagaaggactcgagcaacaatctgagtgtgggtcaaatggtcctgttaaaggaggaacacatgctgccaacccgatgggtcttgggtcgagtcactaaattgtatcccggaccagatggcagagttcgagtcgtcgacgtctttactgccagcggagagtttcgtcggtccagtcatctagtggcgccattgccgattctaccacaaggaccacttgacaggaaggaagatcagcaagatggaggagaaacagcagcttcaattccgtcaacttcggtagcttag
- the LOC143919170 gene encoding uncharacterized protein LOC143919170 isoform X2 — protein MEVKYNTNVHANLLQIQLTTAAFWKRWSAEYLHSLQLRHKWKKDSSNNLSVGQMVLLKEEHMLPTRWVLGRVTKLYPGPDGRVRVVDVFTASGEFRRSSHLVAPLPILPQGPLDRKEDQQDGGETAASIPSTSVA, from the coding sequence atggaggttaaatataacactaatgtccatgccaatctgcttcagatacaattgaccacagcagcattttggaaacgttggtcggcggaatatttacattctttgcagttacgacacaaatggaagaaggactcgagcaacaatctgagtgtgggtcaaatggtcctgttaaaggaggaacacatgctgccaacccgatgggtcttgggtcgagtcactaaattgtatcccggaccagatggcagagttcgagtcgtcgacgtctttactgccagcggagagtttcgtcggtccagtcatctagtggcgccattgccgattctaccacaaggaccacttgacaggaaggaagatcagcaagatggaggagaaacagcagcttcaattccgtcaacttcggtagcttag